In Streptomyces dangxiongensis, one DNA window encodes the following:
- a CDS encoding TerD family protein, producing MSVNLSKGQAISLEKKDGGTLAAVRMGLGWQAAKRRGLFGSRTREIDLDASAVLFAGGEPKDVVFFRHLVSDDGSVRHTGDNRVGGAGQGGDDEAILVDLQRVPVHVDQIVFTVNSFTGQTFQEVQNAFCRLVDETNGQELARYTLAGGGDYTAQIMAKVHRAGSGWTMTAIGAPASGRTFQDLMPAILPHL from the coding sequence GTGTCCGTGAACTTGTCCAAGGGTCAGGCCATCAGCCTGGAGAAGAAGGACGGGGGCACCCTGGCAGCGGTCCGTATGGGCCTCGGCTGGCAGGCGGCGAAGCGGCGCGGCCTGTTCGGCTCCCGCACCCGCGAGATCGACCTGGACGCCTCGGCGGTCCTCTTCGCCGGCGGTGAGCCCAAGGACGTCGTCTTCTTCCGCCACCTGGTGAGCGACGACGGTTCGGTGCGCCACACCGGTGACAACCGCGTCGGCGGCGCCGGCCAGGGCGGGGACGACGAGGCGATCCTGGTGGACCTCCAGCGCGTCCCGGTCCACGTCGACCAGATCGTCTTCACGGTGAACTCCTTCACCGGCCAGACCTTCCAGGAGGTGCAGAACGCGTTCTGCCGCCTCGTGGACGAGACCAACGGCCAGGAACTCGCCCGCTACACCTTGGCCGGCGGCGGCGACTACACCGCCCAGATCATGGCCAAGGTGCACCGTGCCGGCTCCGGCTGGACGATGACCGCCATCGGCGCCCCGGCCAGCGGCCGCACCTTCCAGGACCTGATGCCGGCGATCCTGCCGCATCTGTAG
- a CDS encoding TerC family protein, with protein sequence MQVTLTLWVLTIVGLAALIAVDFLIGRKPHEVSVKEAGVWTVVWVALAGLFGLGLLVFGGGQPAGEFFAGFITEKSLSVDNLFVFVLIMAKFAVPTQYQQRVLLVGVLIALVLRAVFIAAGAAILGSFSWVFYLFGAFLIWTAWKLIQEARADQGDEEFEENKLLKAAERRFGVADRYHGTKLWIQQNGKRVMTPMLVVMLAIGTTDVLFALDSIPAIFGLTQDPYIVFTANAFALMGLRQLYFLIGGLLRKLVHLSYGLSIILGFIGIKLVLHALHESGVHVPEISIPVSLGVICAVLAVTTITSLMASRKQAAVEEARVDGGTPKENADA encoded by the coding sequence GTGCAAGTCACCCTGACCCTGTGGGTCCTCACCATCGTGGGCCTGGCCGCCCTGATCGCCGTCGACTTCCTCATCGGGCGCAAGCCCCATGAGGTGTCGGTCAAGGAAGCGGGTGTCTGGACCGTCGTCTGGGTCGCCCTGGCCGGCCTGTTCGGCCTCGGTCTCCTCGTCTTCGGCGGCGGACAACCGGCCGGCGAGTTCTTCGCGGGCTTCATCACCGAGAAGTCGCTGAGCGTCGACAACCTCTTCGTCTTCGTCCTGATCATGGCGAAGTTCGCGGTGCCCACTCAGTACCAGCAGCGCGTGCTGCTCGTCGGCGTGCTCATAGCCCTGGTCCTGCGGGCCGTCTTCATCGCCGCGGGAGCCGCGATCCTCGGCAGCTTCTCCTGGGTGTTCTACCTCTTCGGCGCCTTCCTGATCTGGACCGCCTGGAAGCTCATCCAGGAGGCCCGAGCGGACCAGGGGGACGAGGAGTTCGAGGAGAACAAGCTGCTGAAGGCCGCGGAGCGCAGGTTCGGCGTGGCCGACCGGTACCACGGCACCAAGCTGTGGATCCAGCAGAACGGCAAGCGCGTCATGACCCCGATGCTGGTCGTGATGCTCGCCATCGGCACCACCGACGTGCTGTTCGCCCTGGACTCCATCCCCGCGATCTTCGGCCTGACCCAGGACCCGTACATCGTCTTCACCGCCAACGCCTTCGCCCTGATGGGTCTGCGTCAGCTGTACTTCCTCATCGGCGGACTGCTCAGGAAGCTGGTCCACCTGTCGTACGGACTGTCGATCATCCTCGGCTTCATCGGGATCAAGCTGGTGCTGCACGCCCTGCACGAGTCCGGTGTGCACGTGCCGGAGATCAGCATCCCGGTCTCGCTCGGCGTGATCTGCGCCGTCCTCGCCGTCACCACGATCACCAGCCTGATGGCCTCGCGGAAGCAGGCGGCCGTGGAAGAGGCGCGCGTGGACGGAGGCACTCCGAAGGAGAACGCCGACGCCTGA
- a CDS encoding calcium:proton antiporter: MITRWRSLTRQWTILVPVLAIFLLVFTWGRNLPGAMVALVTLVLAGAVLAAVHHAEVVAHRVGEPFGSLVLAIAVTIIEVALIVTLMADGGDKSSTLARDTVFAAVMITCNGIVGICLLVASLRHGTAVFNPEGTGAALATVATLATLSLVLPTFTTSKPGPEFSTVQLTFAAVSSLILYGLFVATQTVRHRDYFLPITHQGEVIAADDHAGPPSARTAWSSLALLGLALVGVVGLAKGVSPTIESGVAAAGLPPAVVGVIIALLVLLPETIAALRSARRDRVQTSLNLALGSAMASIGLTIPAVALASVWLSGPLVLGLGSTHMLLLALTVVVSSLTVVPGRATPLQGGVHLVLFAAYLELAINP; the protein is encoded by the coding sequence ATGATCACTCGGTGGCGGTCGCTCACCCGGCAGTGGACGATCCTCGTGCCGGTGCTCGCGATCTTCCTCCTGGTCTTCACCTGGGGTCGGAACCTGCCCGGCGCGATGGTCGCACTGGTGACCCTGGTTCTCGCCGGCGCGGTCCTGGCGGCGGTGCACCACGCCGAGGTGGTCGCCCACCGGGTGGGTGAGCCCTTCGGCTCGCTGGTGCTCGCCATCGCGGTCACGATCATCGAAGTGGCCCTGATCGTCACCCTCATGGCCGACGGCGGTGACAAGAGTTCCACCCTGGCCCGCGACACTGTCTTCGCCGCCGTGATGATCACCTGCAACGGCATCGTCGGGATCTGTCTGCTCGTCGCCTCACTGCGGCACGGCACGGCGGTCTTCAACCCGGAGGGCACGGGCGCGGCGCTGGCGACCGTGGCGACGCTGGCCACGCTCAGTCTGGTGCTGCCGACCTTCACGACCAGCAAGCCCGGACCCGAGTTCTCCACGGTCCAGCTGACGTTCGCCGCGGTGTCGTCACTGATCCTGTACGGGCTGTTCGTGGCCACCCAGACCGTGCGCCACCGCGACTACTTCCTGCCCATCACCCACCAGGGCGAGGTCATCGCCGCGGACGACCACGCCGGCCCTCCGTCCGCACGCACCGCCTGGAGCAGCCTCGCGCTGCTCGGGCTGGCGCTGGTCGGCGTGGTCGGCCTGGCGAAGGGAGTGTCACCCACCATCGAGTCCGGTGTGGCGGCGGCGGGCCTTCCTCCTGCCGTCGTCGGTGTGATCATCGCGCTGCTCGTCCTGCTGCCCGAGACCATCGCCGCGCTGCGCTCCGCCCGCCGTGACCGGGTGCAGACCAGCCTCAACCTGGCGCTCGGCTCCGCGATGGCCAGCATCGGCCTGACCATCCCAGCCGTGGCGCTCGCCTCCGTCTGGCTGTCCGGGCCGCTCGTCCTCGGCCTCGGCTCGACCCACATGCTGCTGCTCGCGCTGACCGTGGTCGTCAGTTCCCTGACCGTGGTGCCGGGCCGGGCCACCCCCCTTCAGGGCGGCGTGCACCTGGTGCTCTTCGCGGCCTACCTGGAGCTGGCGATCAATCCGTAG
- a CDS encoding MFS transporter has protein sequence MHEVRRVSTPSMPRLAAASLAGTAIEFYDFFVYGTAAALVLGPLFFPTFSPVAGTLAAFGTFGVGFVARPLGAAVFGHLGDRRGRRPVLVAALLLTGASTVAVGCVPSYGTIGVAAPVLLLVLRFLQGLGLGGEWGGAVLLTAEHAPAGRRALWSSFPQVGPALGFVLANGIMLALSASLSTAEFARWGWRVPFWAAGALALAGLWLRSSLTESPRFLEIDDHARVPLVEVVRHHGRLVLLTAGALAAGYAVFYTVTTWSLAYATERLGVSRPVMLTCVMAAVLVMGALTPLAALLGDRYGRRPMCMSGCAASVLWMLPMVALLATGEPLLMFLGILGALLAFVTMFAVIAAYLPELFEPRVRCTGAALGYNLGGVLGGALTPLVATALAERGGRVPWGVGAYPSGIALLSLACFALLPETRPVPVAADPVTEPLTG, from the coding sequence ATGCACGAGGTACGCCGCGTCAGCACACCGTCCATGCCGCGGCTCGCCGCCGCCTCACTCGCCGGGACGGCGATCGAGTTCTACGACTTCTTCGTCTACGGCACCGCCGCCGCGCTGGTCCTGGGGCCGCTGTTCTTCCCGACGTTCTCGCCGGTCGCGGGGACGCTGGCGGCGTTCGGGACGTTCGGGGTGGGGTTCGTGGCCCGGCCGCTGGGAGCGGCGGTCTTCGGGCATCTCGGGGACCGGCGCGGACGGCGGCCCGTGCTCGTCGCCGCCCTGCTGCTCACCGGCGCCTCGACGGTCGCGGTCGGCTGTGTGCCGTCGTACGGGACGATCGGTGTCGCCGCGCCCGTGCTGCTGCTCGTCCTGCGCTTCCTGCAGGGGCTGGGGCTCGGCGGGGAGTGGGGCGGGGCGGTGCTGCTGACGGCCGAGCACGCGCCCGCCGGACGGCGTGCCCTGTGGTCGAGTTTTCCCCAGGTGGGCCCGGCCCTCGGCTTCGTACTGGCCAACGGGATCATGCTCGCGCTGTCGGCGTCGCTGTCCACCGCGGAGTTCGCGCGGTGGGGGTGGCGCGTGCCGTTCTGGGCGGCCGGAGCGCTGGCGCTGGCCGGTCTGTGGCTGCGTTCGTCGCTCACGGAGAGTCCGCGGTTCCTGGAGATCGACGACCACGCGCGCGTGCCGCTCGTGGAGGTCGTACGGCATCACGGGCGGCTGGTGCTGCTGACGGCCGGGGCGCTGGCCGCCGGGTACGCGGTGTTCTACACGGTGACGACCTGGTCGCTGGCCTACGCCACGGAGCGGCTCGGCGTGAGCCGCCCGGTCATGCTGACGTGCGTCATGGCCGCGGTACTCGTGATGGGCGCGCTCACCCCTCTCGCGGCCCTGCTCGGTGACCGCTACGGGCGTCGGCCGATGTGTATGTCGGGGTGCGCGGCCAGCGTTCTGTGGATGCTTCCGATGGTCGCGCTGCTGGCGACCGGCGAGCCGCTGCTGATGTTCCTGGGCATCCTGGGCGCCCTGCTCGCCTTCGTCACCATGTTCGCGGTGATCGCCGCCTACCTGCCGGAACTCTTCGAGCCGCGGGTGCGCTGCACGGGCGCCGCCCTGGGCTACAACCTCGGCGGGGTGCTCGGCGGCGCACTCACCCCCCTCGTGGCCACGGCACTCGCGGAGCGGGGCGGGCGTGTCCCCTGGGGGGTGGGCGCATATCCGAGCGGTATCGCCCTGCTCAGCCTGGCGTGCTTCGCACTGCTGCCGGAGACCCGGCCGGTGCCGGTGGCGGCGGATCCGGTGACGGAACCGCTGACGGGTTGA
- the aroQ gene encoding type II 3-dehydroquinate dehydratase, with the protein MPRTLANAPIMILNGPNLNLLGQRQPEIYGRDTLADVEARCAEAAAAHGGTVDFRQSNHEGELVDWIHEARLAHCGIVINPGAYSHTSVAILDALNTCDGMPVLEVHISNIHRREAFRHHSYVSLRADGVIAGCGVQGYVFGVERVAALLGAARADA; encoded by the coding sequence GTGCCCCGCACCCTGGCCAACGCCCCGATCATGATTCTCAACGGGCCCAACCTGAACCTGCTCGGCCAGCGCCAGCCCGAGATCTACGGCAGGGACACGCTGGCCGACGTGGAGGCGCGGTGCGCCGAGGCGGCGGCCGCGCACGGCGGTACGGTGGACTTCCGGCAGTCCAACCACGAGGGCGAGCTGGTCGACTGGATCCACGAGGCACGGCTCGCCCACTGCGGGATCGTCATCAACCCCGGGGCGTACTCGCACACGTCGGTGGCGATCCTGGACGCGTTGAACACCTGCGACGGCATGCCCGTCCTGGAGGTGCACATCTCCAACATCCACCGGCGCGAGGCGTTCCGGCACCACTCCTACGTGTCGCTGCGCGCGGACGGCGTCATCGCCGGCTGCGGGGTGCAGGGCTACGTGTTCGGCGTGGAGCGGGTCGCGGCCCTGCTGGGGGCGGCGCGGGCGGACGCGTAG